The following coding sequences lie in one Terriglobales bacterium genomic window:
- a CDS encoding Gfo/Idh/MocA family oxidoreductase, with translation MRPKVGIIGAGRMGRRHMTAVRQLGLELAGICDLDREALALACQEHQLSSAQAFGNAEELLRGARPECVIVSTTAPSHAELGCLAAAAGARYILCEKPMATSLAECDALLEAAQRSGARLAVNHPARFTEIYREAKRVVESEAFGGLTSVTMVAGNIGLAMNSTHLFEMFRFTTGEAPREVTAWFSPGTFPNPRGPQFDDRAGSVRLTTAGGKRFYLEAGSDQGHGFTMVYAGRFGQLLVEGLAGEMRLIVRKDSERHQPLTRYACPADERAWKVSSSDAVAGSRAVLEALLKGENFPSGEEGRLAIEVLVAAYVSHENGHVAVRLPETPLPRERRFPWP, from the coding sequence ATGAGACCTAAGGTTGGCATCATCGGAGCCGGGCGCATGGGGCGGAGGCACATGACCGCCGTCCGCCAGCTCGGCCTGGAATTGGCCGGCATCTGCGACCTGGACCGCGAGGCCCTGGCCCTGGCCTGCCAGGAGCACCAACTCTCGTCGGCCCAGGCCTTCGGCAACGCAGAAGAGTTGTTGCGCGGCGCGCGGCCCGAGTGCGTCATCGTCTCGACCACCGCTCCCTCCCACGCCGAGCTGGGATGCCTGGCGGCGGCCGCCGGGGCCCGCTACATCCTCTGCGAGAAGCCCATGGCCACCTCCCTGGCCGAGTGCGACGCCTTGCTGGAGGCCGCGCAGCGCTCCGGGGCGCGCCTCGCCGTCAACCACCCGGCGCGCTTCACGGAGATCTACCGCGAAGCCAAGAGGGTGGTGGAGTCGGAGGCGTTCGGCGGGCTGACCAGCGTCACCATGGTGGCGGGCAACATCGGCCTGGCCATGAACAGCACCCACCTCTTCGAGATGTTCCGCTTCACCACCGGGGAAGCGCCGCGCGAGGTCACCGCCTGGTTCTCTCCCGGCACGTTCCCGAACCCCCGGGGGCCGCAGTTCGACGATCGCGCCGGATCGGTGCGGCTGACCACCGCCGGCGGCAAGCGCTTCTACCTGGAGGCCGGCAGCGACCAGGGACATGGCTTCACCATGGTGTACGCGGGCCGGTTCGGCCAGCTCCTCGTCGAGGGGCTGGCGGGGGAGATGCGCCTGATCGTGAGGAAGGACAGCGAGCGCCATCAGCCTTTGACGCGCTACGCTTGTCCCGCCGACGAGCGCGCCTGGAAGGTCTCCAGCTCGGATGCCGTCGCCGGCAGCCGCGCTGTCCTCGAGGCCTTGCTCAAAGGGGAGAACTTTCCATCGGGCGAGGAGGGACGGCTGGCGATCGAGGTCCTGGTGGCGGCCTACGTCTCCCACGAGAACGGCCACGTGGCGGTCCGTCTGCCGGAGACGCCCCTGCCACGGGAGCGGAGATTCCCCTGGCCGTGA